In the genome of Thiomicrospira aerophila AL3, one region contains:
- a CDS encoding MFS transporter yields the protein MRKNILAKPLFNEGFFALFSVQFLGAFNDNLVKNAVAILISYRLVSEADAGFWLSVAAGLFILPFMLISPWAGRLADHYDKVHLIRLIKLAEIGLALLAAWALISQQLLWLLVTVTALGVQSAFFGPIKYAIIPERVAPSQWMRANAWFSGSTFIAILLGTLLGGLGAVSEASLIVLALGVVLVALAGAGASFLVQPRTQTDSSRLLSPNVGLGYWSSMHQVWQGWGDGRGRLVIAISLFWFIGASLLSQLPQWVQSLGGNEQVAIIWLAGFALCFGIGAGLRASLRWFNWRQQAWWLALMALVLADAAWLSYQAEPQALVAPRVFFSDLSSWRVSIDLAIIALLGGLYSVPLYTQLQKQVPAQARARAFALNNVMNALWMVASALALMLGYSVGLIWPQLAGLLAVMIMLMALWVAWRFGQTAWLVERANDEEQI from the coding sequence GTGCGCAAGAATATCTTAGCTAAGCCTTTATTTAATGAAGGGTTCTTTGCATTATTTAGTGTGCAGTTTTTGGGCGCATTCAATGATAATCTAGTTAAAAATGCTGTGGCCATTCTGATAAGTTATCGACTTGTCAGTGAGGCCGATGCTGGTTTTTGGTTAAGTGTCGCCGCCGGTCTGTTCATATTACCCTTTATGTTGATTTCACCCTGGGCAGGACGGCTGGCCGATCATTATGACAAGGTGCACTTAATTCGGCTGATCAAGTTGGCGGAAATTGGTTTAGCTTTGCTTGCGGCCTGGGCGCTGATAAGCCAACAACTGCTTTGGCTGTTAGTGACGGTGACGGCACTTGGGGTGCAGTCGGCGTTTTTTGGACCGATTAAATATGCCATTATTCCGGAACGGGTGGCGCCAAGCCAGTGGATGCGTGCCAATGCGTGGTTTAGCGGCTCAACGTTTATTGCGATTTTATTAGGCACTCTGCTGGGCGGTTTGGGTGCGGTCAGTGAGGCAAGTTTAATCGTGTTGGCTTTGGGCGTGGTGCTGGTAGCACTTGCCGGTGCGGGCGCCAGTTTTCTAGTGCAACCACGGACACAAACCGATTCATCTAGGTTGTTGTCGCCGAACGTTGGGCTGGGTTACTGGTCGAGTATGCATCAGGTGTGGCAGGGTTGGGGCGATGGTCGTGGACGGTTGGTCATCGCTATTTCCTTGTTTTGGTTTATTGGCGCAAGCCTTTTAAGTCAGTTGCCACAATGGGTGCAAAGTCTGGGCGGCAATGAGCAGGTGGCGATTATCTGGCTAGCCGGCTTTGCGCTTTGTTTTGGTATCGGCGCTGGGTTGCGTGCCAGCCTGCGCTGGTTTAATTGGCGTCAGCAGGCCTGGTGGTTAGCGTTAATGGCACTGGTCTTGGCTGATGCGGCATGGTTAAGCTATCAAGCAGAGCCGCAAGCACTCGTAGCCCCCAGGGTCTTTTTTAGTGACCTATCATCCTGGCGCGTGAGTATCGATTTAGCCATCATCGCGTTATTAGGGGGGCTATATAGTGTGCCACTCTACACGCAATTACAAAAACAAGTGCCGGCTCAAGCTAGAGCACGTGCTTTTGCACTCAATAATGTGATGAATGCGCTTTGGATGGTCGCCTCAGCGCTAGCCTTGATGTTGGGCTATAGTGTTGGATTGATTTGGCCACAACTAGCAGGCCTGCTTGCCGTTATGATTATGCTTATGGCGCTATGGGTGGCGTGGCGATTTGGTCAGACAGCTTGGCTGGTCGAGCGGGCAAATGATGAGGAACAGATATGA
- a CDS encoding ATP-binding protein produces the protein MDKQQQIRQEIQQVLEQVWLARVREEKHARLEAERLLEDRTIELYLANENLKKLTVDLERQVEQRTSELEKALEKSEQAATAKSDFLATMSHEIRTPMHGVLGLTDLLLTTELNAQQKEYLNTLKNCSQTLLAVINDILDFSKIEAGKLSLESIEYEPIALFNNLKTLFEPQITDKGLVFSMQIEKGLPNRLIGDPTRFQQILYNLLSNAIKFTHEGQITLKVSFDPSTNRLFVKVKDTGIGISQLAMKRLFKAFSQADSSITRRFGGTGLGLAICDRLVKAMGGDISVYSEVGAGSEFAFNISVQVAKELRQRDHQPTIATPQLDSLKVLVVEDNPVNQMLVKAMLAKLHIMPAVAQDGLEAVDLIRDQNFDIVLMDVQMPTMDGLRASQYIRSLGDNIKQPYIIALTANAFESDRVGALDAGMNAFLAKPLSFEALQTSLVSAQEYLS, from the coding sequence TTGGACAAGCAGCAACAAATTCGTCAAGAAATCCAGCAAGTCTTAGAGCAAGTATGGCTTGCAAGAGTCCGAGAAGAAAAGCACGCACGCTTAGAAGCCGAGCGATTACTTGAAGATCGAACTATCGAATTGTATTTAGCAAATGAAAATTTAAAAAAATTGACAGTCGATTTGGAACGACAGGTCGAGCAGCGTACCAGTGAACTTGAAAAAGCCTTAGAAAAATCGGAACAGGCTGCAACGGCTAAAAGCGATTTTTTAGCGACCATGAGCCATGAAATTCGTACGCCAATGCACGGCGTGCTTGGTTTAACAGATTTATTGCTTACTACAGAGCTTAATGCACAGCAAAAAGAATACCTTAATACCTTAAAAAACTGCAGCCAAACGCTCTTGGCGGTGATTAATGATATTTTGGATTTTTCTAAAATTGAAGCCGGTAAGTTGTCACTTGAGTCTATTGAGTATGAACCCATTGCACTCTTTAATAACCTTAAAACCTTGTTTGAACCCCAAATTACTGATAAAGGCTTAGTGTTTTCGATGCAGATTGAAAAAGGTTTGCCAAACCGCTTGATCGGCGATCCGACCCGCTTTCAACAGATTTTATATAACTTGTTAAGTAACGCTATTAAATTTACCCATGAAGGCCAGATTACTTTAAAAGTAAGCTTTGATCCGTCCACTAACCGTTTATTTGTAAAGGTGAAAGATACCGGTATTGGCATCAGCCAGCTCGCCATGAAGCGTTTGTTTAAAGCCTTTAGCCAAGCTGATAGTTCGATTACACGACGATTCGGTGGAACGGGGCTGGGTTTAGCCATCTGTGATCGTTTAGTTAAAGCTATGGGTGGCGATATTAGCGTGTACTCGGAAGTGGGAGCAGGCAGCGAGTTTGCATTCAATATTTCAGTGCAAGTAGCTAAAGAACTCAGACAACGAGATCATCAACCCACTATCGCTACGCCGCAGTTGGATAGTTTAAAAGTATTGGTTGTGGAAGATAACCCTGTTAATCAAATGTTAGTTAAAGCCATGCTAGCCAAATTGCACATCATGCCTGCTGTAGCACAGGATGGTTTAGAGGCGGTTGATTTAATTAGAGATCAAAATTTTGATATCGTGTTGATGGATGTGCAAATGCCCACTATGGATGGCCTAAGGGCAAGTCAATACATTCGATCACTGGGTGATAATATAAAACAACCCTATATTATTGCGTTGACAGCTAATGCTTTTGAGTCGGATAGAGTCGGTGCGTTAGATGCGGGTATGAACGCATTTTTGGCCAAACCTCTTTCATTTGAAGCATTACAGACGAGTTTGGTCAGTGCGCAAGAATATCTTAGCTAA
- the greB gene encoding transcription elongation factor GreB, whose protein sequence is MATLLITRQGWEKLQAEHLHLWRRERPETTKIVAWAASLGDRSENADYQYNKKRLREIDRRVRYLQGQFEKLKIVDYHPAQEGKVYFGAWVSLINDEDQTLTFRIVGPDEIFHQPDYVSIDAPIARACLAKTVGDLIKVNLPGEASAAWEITRIEYRQNTEQ, encoded by the coding sequence ATGGCAACACTCTTAATCACACGTCAAGGCTGGGAAAAACTTCAAGCTGAACACCTACATTTATGGCGAAGAGAACGCCCTGAAACCACTAAAATTGTGGCTTGGGCAGCTAGCTTAGGGGACCGCTCTGAAAATGCAGATTATCAATACAATAAAAAACGCTTACGTGAAATAGATCGTCGTGTCCGCTATTTACAGGGCCAATTTGAAAAGTTAAAAATTGTTGATTACCATCCTGCCCAAGAGGGCAAGGTTTACTTTGGCGCCTGGGTAAGTTTAATCAATGATGAGGACCAGACATTAACATTTCGAATTGTTGGCCCTGATGAAATTTTTCATCAACCAGACTATGTTTCAATTGATGCGCCGATTGCACGAGCCTGTTTAGCCAAAACTGTAGGTGATCTAATAAAGGTCAATTTGCCAGGTGAAGCCAGTGCAGCCTGGGAAATTACGCGTATTGAGTATCGTCAAAACACCGAACAATGA
- a CDS encoding FliG C-terminal domain-containing protein — MKVGMQKVNDNEWLIQMGNAIVRLDRFTTHLLRISLKYGAQTSANKSHALLRSYLGMTRKLDSLAPNDWSKLLDHVDRQDLRIWLCLVEDSKLKNRALDKLGHAAEAQMREDMANIRLPDENAQKEAIFRFIKRIYELEDEGEIEFFYEKSAYL, encoded by the coding sequence ATGAAAGTTGGCATGCAAAAAGTTAATGACAATGAATGGCTTATCCAAATGGGTAATGCAATTGTACGTTTAGACAGGTTTACTACCCACTTACTCAGGATCAGTTTGAAATACGGCGCGCAAACATCTGCTAATAAGTCTCACGCCCTGTTGCGAAGTTATTTAGGAATGACCCGCAAGCTTGATTCACTTGCTCCAAATGATTGGTCTAAGTTACTTGATCACGTTGATCGTCAAGATCTTAGAATTTGGTTGTGTCTGGTAGAGGATAGTAAACTAAAAAATCGCGCTTTGGATAAGTTAGGCCATGCCGCTGAAGCCCAAATGCGTGAAGATATGGCGAATATTCGGCTACCAGATGAAAATGCACAAAAAGAAGCAATTTTTCGATTTATAAAACGAATTTATGAGTTGGAAGATGAGGGTGAAATTGAATTTTTCTATGAAAAATCTGCTTACCTATAA
- a CDS encoding OmpA/MotB family protein codes for MSENKCPPSKPCKKGAPTWMVTFADLMSLLMAFFALLYAMSSIDPFKFQQVATSLQSVFGDQRSSILEFDGTTLIELNPDSIVENDQKENERFQEIVERVEQQFEREQNVQIEVDPDALTVTLTFQGEALFPSGTALLMPEFRRQLMNLSFLRDYQELDLLVQGHTDRVPLNRGLQYRTNWDLSASRAASVGEFLLDQGFIQPRSLRVEGRADSMPLSAEGDFANYHLDRRVQVIITEQ; via the coding sequence GTGAGTGAGAATAAATGCCCTCCTAGCAAGCCCTGTAAAAAAGGCGCGCCAACTTGGATGGTTACGTTTGCAGACCTGATGAGTTTGCTTATGGCATTTTTTGCATTGCTATATGCGATGAGCTCGATCGATCCTTTTAAATTTCAGCAGGTGGCCACTTCGCTTCAGAGCGTATTCGGCGATCAACGCAGTAGTATCTTAGAGTTTGATGGCACTACGCTCATTGAACTCAATCCTGACTCGATTGTAGAAAATGATCAGAAAGAAAATGAGCGGTTTCAAGAAATAGTCGAGCGCGTCGAGCAGCAGTTTGAGAGAGAGCAAAATGTTCAAATTGAAGTGGATCCTGATGCCTTAACAGTCACCTTAACTTTCCAAGGCGAAGCTTTGTTTCCATCGGGCACAGCGTTATTAATGCCGGAGTTTAGGCGGCAGCTAATGAATTTGTCATTCTTAAGAGACTATCAAGAATTGGATCTGCTTGTGCAAGGTCATACTGATCGTGTACCGTTAAATAGAGGGTTGCAGTATCGAACTAACTGGGACTTATCTGCATCACGTGCCGCATCCGTGGGTGAATTTTTATTAGACCAAGGCTTTATTCAGCCCCGTTCATTGCGGGTAGAAGGGCGCGCTGATTCTATGCCCTTGTCTGCGGAGGGCGATTTTGCTAACTATCATCTTGATCGTCGCGTGCAGGTCATTATTACAGAACAGTAG